CCAGCCGCCAGAATCTGGGTTACTCGGATTTTCCCATTCCGGACCATTACCCTGACTATCTGTCTCATTACGAGGTGATCGAATACCTGGAGGCGTTTGTCGCTCACTTTGGTCTTTATCCTCTCATTACCTTCAATACTTCTGTGGTCGACGTCTCGCCCGATGCGGACGGAAACTGGCTGGTGACACTCGATGATGGAACCTCCAGACGATACCGGGCAGTGGTTGTAGCAAACGGTCACTTGTGGGATCCAAGAATGCCCGCGTTTCCCGGATCCTTTGATGGCGAGGCCATCCATTCTCATCATTACCGAACGGCCGCGCCGTACGAGGGCAAGAATGTGCTGGTGGTCGGCATCGGTAATTCGGCAGTCGATATTGCGGTCGATGTCTGCAAGAATGCGCGTCAGACGTTTCTTTCGACCCGACGCAGTGCGTGGATTCTGCCCAAGTACATCATGGGCATCCCGACCGATCGGTGGGGTACATTTTTCACAAAGCGGTTGCGACTACCCACAAAATGGAGTCGCGTTCTGGTTCATCGACTGGCTTATCTTGTGACGGGCGATCAGGCGCGCTTTGGGGTGCCGCATCCCGGACACCCAATCTGGAAGGAACATGCAACGTTAAGTCAGGAGCTGTTGCCTTATTGTGGGCATGGCTGGATCAAGGTCAAGCCAGACATCAAACTGCTTGACGGCAAGTCGGTGGTGTTCAAGGACGAAACTCGTCAGGAGATTGATGCCATCATCTACGCGACGGGTTATCGGTCCACGTTCCCGTTTCTCAAGCCCGATGTGTTCAAGATTGAAGATGGTCAGGCGGCCTTGTATCGACGCATGGTTCCTCTGAGTGCGCCGGGCCTGTTCATGCTGGGACTGATACAGCCAATCGGGCCCACAATTCCACTGGTTCAGGTGCAGGCGACATGGCTGGCTCGCGTACTTGATGGCAGCATGCAGTTGCCTGCACAGGGTGTGATGCAGGCCGAAGTCGACGCGCATCAGAATAAGATCGCCAGTCAGTACGTTGGGTCTGCACGCTATACCCTGGAAGTGGATGGGCTGACGTATCGCCGCCAGTTGTCAACTGACGTGCGTTACGGAAAAGCGGGGCAGTCGTGACCGTCAGGGCGGTGTTGGCTGATTCAGCGCTAATGGTCTTGCGACTCATCATCGGAGCCATCCTGCTTGCCCGGGTCGTGCCTGGGCTGGCTGCGCGTGAATACGCATCGGTTATCCGGAAGAGGGGGGCGTGAACGTGACAGCGGGCGCATTGTCTCGTCAGAAGATTCTTGATACCGCTGCGCAGTGCTTCATGCGGCAGGGATACCACGCCACCAGCATTGATGATATCGCACGCGCGCTCGGTTCGACCAAAGGTCGTGTCTATCATCACTTTGCTTCAAAGATTGATCTTTTCTTTGCGGTGCACAGAGAGGGCATGAAACGCCTGTTCGACGCCGTTGTTCCAGTTGTGCAAAAGGAAGATACAGGACAGAGCACGCTAGAAACATTAGAGGCCATGTTGCAGGCCCACGCGCTGGCCTTGCTGGAGCACCACACCTATGAAAGTGTGGTGGTACAAGGTGTGCACCTGCATCGCTTTGGGGCGATGACTCCTGAAGAACGACAGACTCTCGATGAGTTGATTGCCAGTCGGGACGCTTTCGAGAGCCTTTTCAAGGGTCAACTGGCTCGATTGAAGAAAGCCGGCTTTCTCAGGCACGCCAGTGTGTCGGTTGCCGCCAAAACATTGCTAGGGGGGATCCAGTGGTCACTTGTCTGGTATCGACCCGATCAAGACACCAGTCCCGCCTCTCGCGAAAGCCTTGCGCGAGAGATGGTGAACGTGCTCATGCATGGGCTGGTCAGGTAATTGTGGGGCAGACGCGCGACTTGCGCGCGCGGCCATTTGATAGTCTACCGGGCGCCCGGGCGCCCATCGCGTTGCCGGACAGGTTGCGCTGTTAGACCGGGTCTGTATGATCAGAACGGTGGGTCATCATCAAAATCGCTGACGGGCTGGGGAGTCGAGCGCGTTTGATTCCTGGGAGGTTGTGGCTTTGCAGGTTCGTAGTTCTGTCCCGAACTGCGAGACTGGTCGTCTCGCTTACCTAGAAGCGTCAGGTCGTTGACTCTGACTTCGACGCTGTTTCGGGTCTGCCCCTCTTTGTCCTGCCATTCCCGCACGGACAACTCGCCGCTCACGCCAACGAGCTGTCCTTTGATCAGGAACGGTGCAACGGATTCCCCGCGTTTGCCAAACATGGAGCACCGTGCCCAAACGGTGCTCGCCCTTTCGCCAAAACCGGATTTCACACCAACAGAAAAACTGACGACCGAATCTCCGTTGGGGGTGTAGCGTACCTCTGCATCACGTCCGAGGTTGCCGGTAAAACTCCATGAATTCATGCCAAATTCCTTTTTAGGCGGTTGTAACTGGTCAATGCTTTCTTTCTCACCTGAAACCGTGCATGACATCGTGCGAGAGGCGATGCATGGCACCCGAAATCGTGTCTGCCTCGGTAGATACGGTGGTACACAGCCCGGGTTCAGGTGGGCGTCTTTCATTGACTTGATGTCGATACCGCCATCATAACGAAGGTTGGATGGACGCACACGTAGCGGTGAGCCGAACGGGTCCGCAAAGGCGAGCTTCCTGCTGGTCGGTCCGTCCCGGAGCAGGGCCAGTGGTTTGGGGTATTCAGGGCCTGATCACAAAACAGTGCGATCAGGCCAGGTCTGCAGACGAATGGTCCACTATCCCATGCTTGCTACTTTGTCGCAGGAAACCTGTTCGGCGATCGCCATTTGTGGTTCCACCACATAGTCCTCGGTTCCGTGGCGCGCCCGGGTGACCAACCCCATCCGGTTCATCAATGAGATCAGCGGGGCCGGATCCAGCTCCTCGACATTCACCATGCCACCCATATCCCAGGTGCCGTCGGCGATCAGCATGGCCGCAGCAACCGCCGGGACACCTGCTGTGTAGGATATTGCCTGGCTGCCGACCTCTTTGTACGCCTCTTCATGATCGCAAATGTTGTAGATCAGGACCTCCTGAGGTTTGCCGTCTTTGGTGCCTTTGACCAGGTCACCGATGCAGGTCTTGCCGGTGTAGCCCGGAGCCAGCGAAGCGGGATCTGGCAATACTGCCTTGACAACCTCAAGTGGTACGATCTCCTGACCGCGGGCCGTGCGTACGGGATGCTCTGAAAGCAGGCCGAGGTTTTTCAGTACTGTGAAAACGTTGATGTAGTGCTCACCAAAGCCCATCCAGAATCGAATGTCTGGAACGCCGAGATTGCGCGACATCGAGTGCAGTTCGTCGTGCCCGGTCAGATAGGTTGTGCTCTTGCCTGTGACTGGCAGATCCCATTCCTTCTTGCGCTCGAACATGGCGTTGGCTTTCCAGGCGCCGTTCTCCCATGACCAGACGGTCGAGGTGAACTCCCGGAAATTGGTCTCCGGATCAAAGTTGGTCGCAAAGTAGCGCCCGTGACTTCCAGCATTGACGTCGATGATGTCGATTGAATCGACCTGATCAAAGTAAGTGTCCATCGCGTAACGGCCGTAGGCGTTGACCACTCCCGGATCAAAGCCGATGCCGAGTATGGCGGTTACTCCGGCTCGCTTGCAGGCGTCCAGGCGCTTCCACTCGTAATTGGCATACCAGGGCGGGGTCTCGCACACCTTGGCTGGATCCTCATGGATCGCGGTGTCCATGTAAGCAGCACCCGTTTCGATGCACGCCTGCAGAACCGACATGTTGACGAACGGCGAGCCGACATTGATGACGATCTGGCAGCGAGTGGCTCGGATCAGAAACTTGGTTGCCTCAATGTCCATGGCGTCTAGCTGATGGGCCTGAAGCAGACCGGGCATGTGCAAGCTGCCTTTGTCATGGACGGATTCGATGATCGCGTGACATTTGGCAAGCGTGCGAGACGCGATATGGATATCACCCAGCAGGGCATTGTTTTGTGCACATTTGTGGGCCACTACGTGAGCAACCCCGCCGGCACCGATGATCAGGACGTTGCGTTTCATCGATTTGATCTCTTTAAAGTTAAGCGATGTCGTCAGCAAATTCGTTCAGAGCGGGTCTGCAGCACGAGTATGCAGTGCATCTCTGCAGACCCGGGTCTCAAGACAGGCTGGCAACATAATCGTCATAAGAAAACTCGCGCACGAGCTCAATGGTGCCATCGACCTTGCGAATGGCGATTGCCGGCATGTGAATGCCGTTAAACCAGTTTTTCTTGACCATGGTGTACCCACCGGCATCACCTATGGACAGTCGATCACCGACTTGTAATGGCTGGTCAAACAGACCCTCCCCAAAAATGTCTCCGGCCAGACACGTCTTGCCACAGACCTGATATTGATGGATACCGCTGGCATTGCCAAGTGGAGCCGACTCGCGATAGATCAGCAGATCCAGCATGTGGGCCTCGGTCGAACTGTCGACCACCGCCAGATGCTTGCCCCGAAACCCCACATCCAGCACACTTACTTCGAGCGTGGTGGTATGTCTGACTGCGGCTTCACCAGGTTCGAGATAGACCTGAACACCATAGTCTTGTGCAAACCGCTTCAATCGTTCGCAGAAAGCCTCGACCGGATAGTCCGGTTCCGTAAAACTGATGCCGCCGCCAAGACTGACCCATTCGAGTTGTTGCAGGACGTCTGCGTAGCGGCTTTCCACCTCGGTTAACAGTGCGTCAAAGCGCTCAAAGCTGGCGTTCTCACAGTTATTATGTATCATCACGCCGCTGATGCGATCGATGACTGAAAGGATCGCATGCGGGTCGGACTCCCCCAGCCGGCTAAAAGGCCTGGCTGGGTCTGCAAGATCAAAGCCTGCCAGGCTCACGCCTGGATTCAGTCGCAGACCAACCGGTTTTTTCTTTGCTCGTGACTCAAAGCGAGTCAGCTGGCTCAGGGAGTTAAAAATGATCTTGTCACAGTGACTGATTACCTCGTCGATTTCATGGTCTGCAAAAGCCACGCTGTAGGCATGTGTCTCCTTGCCAAACTTTTGCTGCCCGAGCTTGACTTCGTAGAGTGAGGAGGACGTGGTGCCGTCCATGTGCTGGCGCATCTGGTCGAACACAGACCAGGTCGCAAAACATTTGAGTGCCAGCAGGAGTCTGGCACCCGATTGCTTGCGGATCTGGTCCATTACCTGCAGGTTTCGATGCAGGGCTGATTCATCAATCAGGTAGTAAGGTGTCTGAAGCGTGGTATCGGTCAAAGCGTTTCGGCTCCGGCAGGGGTGGGTTTAGGGCCCCGTTTCCTGGGTTCGTGGTGTTTAACGTCGCGGTAGTCGATGATCATCGCCGGCTGACCTGGAAAAGTGGCGACCAGATCGAGTTTTCCGCCGATGCATTCAACGTAGTGCCGCAGGGTGGACAGCAACATATCACTGCGTTTTTCCAGTCGGGAGATCGTGTCTTGCCCGACACCAAGGGACGCCGCCAGTTCCTCCTGGGTCTGGCCCGCTCGTTTACGAAGATCTTTCAGTGTCGTGAGGGACATCGTTTCGGCTCCCGTGAGTGGGTTTGCAGCGAGACGCTGGTCCGGTTTCCGGTACTTCTGTTTTTTTGCCATGTAACAACCATACGATTTCAGGGCAGAGATTAATTATGGCTTAGAAAGCATATGTTGTCAAAAGCATATTTCATTTCTGAAACTTTTCATATTGCAAAGGATTGCCCGTGTTGTCCGCTTTGTTCGCTTTGTCCGTCTCTTGACCAGCTTTTTCAAGGAACGGACAGGAACCAAAGTCTGATCACATAGTCGCAACCAGGTTACAAAACGGAATCACCCGCAAGAATCATCATCCAGGGCGAATATGATCACGTTGAACAGTGTCAATCTGCAGTACCAGACCGAGCAAGGCCCGATCGACATTCTGCGTAACGTCGACCTGGCTCTTCCTGCAGGCGAGCGCGTTGCCATCGCCGGGCCATCCGGTAGCGGGAAGACATCACTGCTACTTTTGCTGGCGGGGCTCGAAGCGCCAACTGGAGGCTGGGTTGAGTTCAACGGTGAACGGCTGGATGCGCTCAGTCGGGATGCGTTGGCGGATATGCGTCGTGACCAGATCGGGATCGTGTTTCAGTCGTTTCACCTGATTCCCAGCCTGAATGCTCTGGACAATGCCGCCTTGCCGCTTGAAATTGCCGGGGCCCGGGATGCCCGATCGCGGGTCAGAAAACTTTTGGAAAAAGTCGGACTCGGACATCGTCTGACCCATTATCCACGTCAGCTATCGGGAGGAGAGCAGCAACGGGTGGCAATCGTGAGAGCGCTTGCGCATCGACCCAGTGTGCTACTGGCTGATGAGCCGACGGGTAACCTGGATGCACAGACTGGCGCTGAGGTGGCCAGCCTGCTGCTAGAACTCGATGCAATCGCCGGGACAACACTGGTACTGGTGACCCATGACATGGCGCTTGCCAACCGGTGTGACCGTGTTCTCACCATGTCAGCGGGCAAGCTTCAAGAGAAGGTCAGCGACCATGTCTGATGCGCTGCAGCGAAGGTCCTTGCTTCGCTTCGCGCTGGCAGATTTGCGAGGCAGTCGACGAACACTTTGGGTCTTTGCACTTTGTCTGGTTCTGGGTGTGTCGCTCATTTCCGCGAGCGCTGGTCTGTACCGGGTGGTTCAACAGGCGCTGATGGCGCAGACGCGTGTGCTGATCGGGGGCGACGCAGAAGTGTTCTCGCGCGCTCCTCTGTCCGAAAGCGAGCTCTCATGGATTGAGGAGCGTTCGGACGTTTCATTGCTCATCCAGCTTCGGACGATGCTGATGACGCCTCAAGGGGACTCGCAGCTGGTGTTGCTGCAAGGGGTCGATGATGCCTACCCGCTGTATGGGGAGGTCGTCCTGGACCCTGATCGCTCGTTGTCCGAGGCGATTCGTGAAAGTAGGGCAGCAGTGCCCGATGGACAGGCAAAAGGCGGTGAAGGTGCAGACCAGAAAAAGGGCGTTGTCATTGATCGGGTACTCGCTGACCGCCTGGGGCTTGACCTGGACAGCACGGTATCGCTGGGCTCAGGACAGTTTAACGTCACGGGTGTGATCGACTATCAACCGGATCGGGGGCTGAACGCAGACTGGAACGGACTGCCGGTGATCGTCTCGGCCAAGGCGCTGGATGCGTCTGGACTGTTGCAGTTTGGCAGTCGGGCGGATTATCGCTATCGGGTGAGGGTGCCCGGGGATGTCGAGCAGTGGCGGGCCGATTTCATGGCGGCGTTCCCGCAAGGGCAGGCAGAAGTCAGGACGTTTGAAGATCGCAATGTACGCCTCGGTGAAGTGCTGGGCCAGATCGGGTCCGGGATCCTTCTGATCGGATTTAGTGCCCTTCTGATTGGATCACTCGGCGTATACAACAGCGTGAGCGCTTACTTGAACTCAAAACTGCGAACCTTTGCCACGCTGGGTGCGATCGGGCTGCGTGATGCCGGATTGCGCTGGGTGTACGGGTTTCAGCTACTGCTTCTGGCCAGTGTCTGTTCTGCGGTGGGCAGTCTGATCGGTAGTGCGCTGGCGATGGTCGGCATGCAGGTGCTCCAGGGGCAGTTGCCAGTGCCCTTGGCCTGGCAGGGGCTGGTGAGCTCATGGGTACTGGCCTGGTGTCTGGGCATGACGGTTGCCATGACATTTGCCTGGCCGGCGTTAGCCAGAGCACTGACTGTCTCGCCGTCTGACTTGTTTCGCTCCGATCTTAAAACTGGCTCTGTCGGGACTCGAGACTGGACTGTGACCATCTCACTAGGTCTGATATCCGTCGCCTTGATGTTGATGCTCTTGCCCGACCTCTGGTTCGGCTCGATCTACCTGCTTGCTGTCATTGGAGTATTTGCCGGGCTCGAACTGATTGTTCGGCTTATCCGGGTACTGGCAGGCCTGGTGACCAGGGGAAGTCTGTTCAATGGGCAATTCATCTGGAGACTGGCTGTGTCATCACTGAACCGGACAGACTCGCCTTTGAGACCGTTGTTGCTGTCACTGGGTGCCTCACTGACGCTGGTCGTGACCTCCACATTGGCCGTCATGGCGCTGTTTGTCACCGTCACCGAGACTGTTCCCGCAAACGCACCTGGCCTGGTGTTTTATGACATCCCGCAAAGCCAGCGCAGTGCGTTTGCCAGCGAGGTGGAGCAGCGTCCGGGGGTGGCGAGTCTGGATCTCATGCCTCTGGTGCTGGGGCGGGTATCCGCAGTGAACGGTGATGTGCTGCGAGAGTCAAATGACGTCGCAAACCAGATGGCGTCCCGGGATGAACACAAACTCAGTACCTGGAACAGGTCTTTCGACGAGGTTGTGGTCGTGCGAGGGGCCATCTGGGACGAGGACTATTCCGGGGAACCCCTGTTCGCCATGGAAGATCGGGAGGCAGATCAGATGGGGCTGCAGGTTGGTGACCGGGTTCAGTTTGAGATTCAGGGGAAAGTGCTTGAGGGCAGACTGGCTGCCATTTATGCCCAGAAGCGTCTGCAGTCACGGTTGTGGCTTGAAGGCCTTTTTTCAAAAGGCGCGCTTGATCCGTTTGTCACTCGCTATGTCGGTATGGCGTTTGTTGATCCGGCTGAAGTGGTCAGCGTCCAGAATGACGTGGCCCGGCACTTTCCGGCGGTCATCACCGTCAGGACGGATCTGCTGCTGGAGAGGGCTAGATCGATCTTGAACAGTGCGGGTCTCGCACTCGCGCTGACGGGATTGATCACGCTGTTTGCAAGCGCGCTGGTGCTATTGAGCGTCATGTCGGCTATCCGTGCCCGGCAGGCACACACCATGACGATCCTGCATACCATGGGTGCCAGGGTGAGCGTCCTTCGAAATGCCTTGCTGCTCGAGTACCTGCTTCTGGCGGGGGTACTGGTGGCTTTTAGTGCCTCCGTGGGCGCGGCGATCGGTAGCTACCTGTTGAGAGTCCGGATCGGACTACCGGATTCCGTGCAGATTGAGACAGGGTTTCTGGTGGCGGCCTCGTTGTGTCTGTTGGTGCTGGGATCAGGCGTGGTGTACTTGCAGAGACAGTTCAGGCTCACCGCGGCGAGTCTGCTCAGAGATGCAGCCGATGGCTAGACGACTGGCAGCGAGTTGATCACTGTGTTCAGCACGTTCTCGATGTGATGTTGAACGGGTGACCGATTGTGATTCTCTCTGGATTCTTCTCTCAGGTGTGACGGCCTGGCTCTGGTCGGGATGGAATACAGCTTGCTGCTCATTTCTTCATCACCATGTTCAGCGCTGACTTGACATAGTGCACAACCCCGCCGCGGAACGCCAGCACACAGGCAATGAAAATGAGACCCATGATGACGGGGACCAGTGAGTCAAACTGACCAGCAAGCATATGCTGGATCTGTACGATGACCACGGAGCCGAATACCGGGCCAATGATGGATCCGATACCGCCGAGGATCATCATGATGACACCGTCAGTTGAGAGTTGCCAGTGAACGTCTGACAGGCTTGCCAGCCCGAATACGATGGTCTTCAGTCCTCCGGCCACGCCTGCAACCACCGCTGAAATCGTGAAGCAGACCAGTTTGTAGCGATTGACGTTGTAACCCAGAGAAGTAACCCGCGGCTCGTTATCCTTGATCGCCTTGAGTACTTCACCGTACGGCGAGTTCACGACACGATGCACCCCCCACCAGGTCAGTGCGACCGCAATCAGTATCACGTAGTAGAGGACGTAGTTGTTTTGCAGGCTGATCAGACCAAACAGCTCACCTCTCGGTACACCCTGGTAACCGTCCTCGTTGTGGCTGAAAGGAGCAGCAACAATGATGAAGTAAACCAGTTGCGACAGGGCGAGCGTGATCATGGCGAAGTAGATGCCTTTTCTGCGAATGGCGAGTGAACCGAAGACATACCCTGTCACCAGCGTGATCGCAATCGCAACAAGCAAGGCCAGTTCGGGAGTGAGTCCGACATCCTTGATCATGTATCCGGTCGCGTAGGACGAAATGCCAAAGAAGGCTGCGTGCCCGAAAGAGAGAAGACCTGCATACCCGAAAAGAAGGTTGAGCGAACAGGCAAATAACGCCATGCACGCCACCTGAGCCAGTAGAACCGGGTAGACCCACAGTGGAAGCACAATGGCAATCGCAAGAACAGCCCACGTGATTTTGCGTTCAAGAAATTCGTCGTTCAAAATTCACTCCTTGCCAAACAGGCCGGATGGCCGAACGATGAGTACCAGAATCATCACAATGAAAATCACGACCGATGAGCCTTGTGGCCAGTACGCGCGTGTGAGTCCTTCAATGACGCCCAGAGAAAGGCCGGTGACAATCGATCCCATGATCGACCCCATCCCGCCGATGACGACCACAGCAAACACCACGACAATCAGACTGTGTCCCATCAGCGGACTGACCTGATAGATTGGCGCGGCAAGCACACCTGCAAACCCGGCCAGGGCAACCCCGAAACCGTAGGTAAGGGTGACTAACAGAGATACATTGATGCCAAAGCTGCGAGTGATTGCAGGGTTTTCTGTTGACGCTCTGAGGTAGGCGCCGAGCTTGGTTTTCTCGATCAGAATCCACACAGAAAAGCACACAGTCAGGGATGCCACAATGACCCAGAGTCGGTACTTGGGCATGCGCATGAAGCCCAGGTCGACCGTCCCCCGAAGTATTTCAGGAGAGGTATAGGCCATGCCAGCCACGCCAAACCAGTATCTTGCAAGTCCCTCGATCACGTAAGCGATACCGAGTGTGATGAGAATGCCGAAGACGTGGTCAAGCTTGTAGATCTTGCGCAGCATGGTGCGTTCGATCACACACCCGATCGCACCGATGATTAACGGGATGAGAAGGAGGGAGTACCAGTACCCGATTCCGAGTTTTGTCAGCAAAAGCCAGGAAAGGAGGGCGCCGAGCATGTAGATGGCACCGTGAACGAAGTTCACGATGTTGAGCATTCCAAAGATGACGGCCAGGCCCAGGCTCAAGACAGCATAGAACGAGCCATTGACCACGCCGACCATCAACTGTCCCATGACGACTGGCATCGGTAAACCAAACAGATCCATGCTGATCCTTAAATTCCAAGCAGTTCAGTGAGTTGCTGTTGCTTTTCGGGTATCTCGCGGGCGGCAAGGTGTTCCACGACCTTGCCGTGCTCGATGATGTAGATTCGGTCGGCCAGCTCCGACGCAAACTCGAAGTTCTGTTCGACCAGTACGATGGTGAATCCCTTCTGCTTGAGCGTTTCAATGACATGCGCCAGACGTTCGACGATCACTGGTGCCAGGCCTTCGGAGATTTCGTCCAGAAAAAGGATGTCAGCCCCGGTTCGCAGGATCCGGGCCATTGCAAGCATTTGCTGCTCACCCCCGGAAAGCTTGGTGCCCTGACTTTTTCGTCTTTCCCTCAGGTTCGGAAAAAGTTCGTATATCTCTTCCAGACTCATGCCCCCGGCTTGAGAACAGGTGGCAACGTCAGGTTCTCTTCGCAGGTCAGTGAAGAATAGATGGCTCGCTCTTCCGGGCAGTAGCCGACGCCGAGCCGTGCAATCTGGTGAGTGGAGAGGTTTACCGTCTCCTTGCCATTGAGCGAGATCTGGCCGGTGCGTCTGCTTGTCAAGCCCAGAATCGCGCGAAGTGTGGTTGTTCTGCCCGCACCGTTCCTGCCCAGCAGGCAGACACATTCCCCCTTGGCAACCTGCAGATTCACACCATGCAGGACATGGGACTCGCCATACCATGCGTGAAGATTCCGAATCCCGAGTACCGTCGCTCCCATGTCAGTGGTGCCTTCATGCATTGTCATGTGCCGTTCCGATGTTTCTTTTGCGCTTGCGTCCCATGTAGGCTTCAATCACGGCCTCATTGCGGGAGACGTCTGAGTAAGTGCCGCTTGCGAGCTCTTTTCCGCGTGCCAGAACTGTGATCTGGTCGCTGATGCCTGCAACAACCTTCATGTTGTGTTCAACCATGACGACAGTCCTGTTTTGTGCGACCTGCCGGACCAGTTCCATGATGTGTTCCACATCCTCGTGGCCCATTCCCTGCGTGGGCTCATCCAGAAGGACAAGCTTTGGGTCCAGGGCGATTGTGGTGGCGAGCTCAAGTGCGCGCTTTTGCCCATAGGCAATTTCTACGGCCAGCTTGTCGTGCAGTGACTCAAGTCTGACCAGCGCCAGTATCTGCATGGCCTGATCATCGAACTGATTCAGAATCCGTTTGGAACTCCAGAAATTCAGTCCCTTTCCGGCTCGTTTCTGAAGCGCAATCCGGATGTTCTGCAGTAAGGTCAGATGAGGAAACACGGCAGAAATCTGAAATGACCTGACGATCCCCAGGTTGGCAATATCGGCTGAAGATCGGGCGGTGATGTTGACGCCTTCGTACATCACCTTGCCAGCGCTCGGTCGGATGAAGTTGGTGAGCAAGTTGAAAAACGTCGTCTTACCCGCGCCGTTAGGTCCGATGATCGCATGGATATGCCCGCGCCTGACGGACAGCGATACGCTGTCGACTGCCCGAAAGCCGTTGAAGTCTCGCGTCAGAGACTCTGTCTGCAGGATGATATCTTGGGTCATGTTTACGCTGCGTTATCGGTCACTGGTAACGGATTACCCGAGTGTCTTGCATCGATTCAAAGTCTGTCCAGACTCCCGTGACAGGTCTCACGCGAGTCTTTCCAGCGTCTTTTGATGGAAAGGTATGCTTATTTGACGAGGCTGCACTTGCTCTCTGAGAGAGGGTGAAATGCCTGGTCTCCGGATACTGTTTCGACGATTTCGTAGTAATCCCACGGACCTTTGGACTGGGCAGGCTGTTTTACCCGGACGAGATACATATCGTGAACCATCTTGCCATCAGCGCGGACCTTACCGTTCTTCGCAAACGCATCCTGAATCGGCATGGTCTTGATGGTTTCAACCACATCGGTGACGTTGTCAGACTTGGATTTCTCGACTGCTTTCAGGTAATTCAGAACACCGGAGTACTGGCCTGCCTGAAGGGCGGTTGGCATGCGGTCAGTGCGCTCCTGAAAACGTTTGGCGAATGCGCGGGATTCGTCATCCAGATCCCAGTAGAAAGACTCAGCAAACATCATGTTTGCAGCGTCACTAAGTCCAAGTCCGTGGACATCCATGATGCTCATGAGCATGGCAACTGACTGCTTGCCATCTTCTCCAAGGCCGAACTCCTTGCCCTGCTTGATGGCGTTCTGCAAATCGAGTCCTGCTGTGGCAAACGCGACTGCATCGGCGTCACTAGCCTGTGCCAGCAGAATGTAGGACGAGAAGTCATTGCCCGGGAAAGGGTAGCGAGAGGAACCAAGCATTTCGCCGCCAGCCTGTTCAATGAATGTCTTTCCGTCGTTCTCGAGTGAGTGTCCAAATGCATAGTCTGCCGTGAGGTAGTACCATTTCTTTGCGCCTTCCTTGACGATAGGCTGAGTGCCAACCTTGGCTAACGAATAGGTGTCGTA
This sequence is a window from Orrella marina. Protein-coding genes within it:
- a CDS encoding ABC transporter permease → MSDALQRRSLLRFALADLRGSRRTLWVFALCLVLGVSLISASAGLYRVVQQALMAQTRVLIGGDAEVFSRAPLSESELSWIEERSDVSLLIQLRTMLMTPQGDSQLVLLQGVDDAYPLYGEVVLDPDRSLSEAIRESRAAVPDGQAKGGEGADQKKGVVIDRVLADRLGLDLDSTVSLGSGQFNVTGVIDYQPDRGLNADWNGLPVIVSAKALDASGLLQFGSRADYRYRVRVPGDVEQWRADFMAAFPQGQAEVRTFEDRNVRLGEVLGQIGSGILLIGFSALLIGSLGVYNSVSAYLNSKLRTFATLGAIGLRDAGLRWVYGFQLLLLASVCSAVGSLIGSALAMVGMQVLQGQLPVPLAWQGLVSSWVLAWCLGMTVAMTFAWPALARALTVSPSDLFRSDLKTGSVGTRDWTVTISLGLISVALMLMLLPDLWFGSIYLLAVIGVFAGLELIVRLIRVLAGLVTRGSLFNGQFIWRLAVSSLNRTDSPLRPLLLSLGASLTLVVTSTLAVMALFVTVTETVPANAPGLVFYDIPQSQRSAFASEVEQRPGVASLDLMPLVLGRVSAVNGDVLRESNDVANQMASRDEHKLSTWNRSFDEVVVVRGAIWDEDYSGEPLFAMEDREADQMGLQVGDRVQFEIQGKVLEGRLAAIYAQKRLQSRLWLEGLFSKGALDPFVTRYVGMAFVDPAEVVSVQNDVARHFPAVITVRTDLLLERARSILNSAGLALALTGLITLFASALVLLSVMSAIRARQAHTMTILHTMGARVSVLRNALLLEYLLLAGVLVAFSASVGAAIGSYLLRVRIGLPDSVQIETGFLVAASLCLLVLGSGVVYLQRQFRLTAASLLRDAADG
- a CDS encoding ABC transporter substrate-binding protein, which translates into the protein MKSFTKSAVQLGVAGLMGVTACSALASENKISDGVVRIGVLTDVNGPFMDNVGRGSIVATELAVEDFGGKVLGVPIEIVTADHQNKADVGSARVREWFDEGKVDVVSELGNSAVALAAMKLAQEKNRLALVTGAGAVRISNEDCSPNSLHWVYDTYSLAKVGTQPIVKEGAKKWYYLTADYAFGHSLENDGKTFIEQAGGEMLGSSRYPFPGNDFSSYILLAQASDADAVAFATAGLDLQNAIKQGKEFGLGEDGKQSVAMLMSIMDVHGLGLSDAANMMFAESFYWDLDDESRAFAKRFQERTDRMPTALQAGQYSGVLNYLKAVEKSKSDNVTDVVETIKTMPIQDAFAKNGKVRADGKMVHDMYLVRVKQPAQSKGPWDYYEIVETVSGDQAFHPLSESKCSLVK
- a CDS encoding branched-chain amino acid ABC transporter permease, with the protein product MNDEFLERKITWAVLAIAIVLPLWVYPVLLAQVACMALFACSLNLLFGYAGLLSFGHAAFFGISSYATGYMIKDVGLTPELALLVAIAITLVTGYVFGSLAIRRKGIYFAMITLALSQLVYFIIVAAPFSHNEDGYQGVPRGELFGLISLQNNYVLYYVILIAVALTWWGVHRVVNSPYGEVLKAIKDNEPRVTSLGYNVNRYKLVCFTISAVVAGVAGGLKTIVFGLASLSDVHWQLSTDGVIMMILGGIGSIIGPVFGSVVIVQIQHMLAGQFDSLVPVIMGLIFIACVLAFRGGVVHYVKSALNMVMKK
- a CDS encoding ABC transporter ATP-binding protein, producing MTQDIILQTESLTRDFNGFRAVDSVSLSVRRGHIHAIIGPNGAGKTTFFNLLTNFIRPSAGKVMYEGVNITARSSADIANLGIVRSFQISAVFPHLTLLQNIRIALQKRAGKGLNFWSSKRILNQFDDQAMQILALVRLESLHDKLAVEIAYGQKRALELATTIALDPKLVLLDEPTQGMGHEDVEHIMELVRQVAQNRTVVMVEHNMKVVAGISDQITVLARGKELASGTYSDVSRNEAVIEAYMGRKRKRNIGTAHDNA
- a CDS encoding branched-chain amino acid ABC transporter permease, whose amino-acid sequence is MDLFGLPMPVVMGQLMVGVVNGSFYAVLSLGLAVIFGMLNIVNFVHGAIYMLGALLSWLLLTKLGIGYWYSLLLIPLIIGAIGCVIERTMLRKIYKLDHVFGILITLGIAYVIEGLARYWFGVAGMAYTSPEILRGTVDLGFMRMPKYRLWVIVASLTVCFSVWILIEKTKLGAYLRASTENPAITRSFGINVSLLVTLTYGFGVALAGFAGVLAAPIYQVSPLMGHSLIVVVFAVVVIGGMGSIMGSIVTGLSLGVIEGLTRAYWPQGSSVVIFIVMILVLIVRPSGLFGKE